In Macadamia integrifolia cultivar HAES 741 chromosome 1, SCU_Mint_v3, whole genome shotgun sequence, a single window of DNA contains:
- the LOC122079840 gene encoding polygalacturonase-1 non-catalytic subunit beta-like, producing the protein MFLKLMEKNELTSHLHSFCKQANIACSTNALVKKTTNDTTLPPIAQWNGVKEKYDDLPNETPLSVANQGGFPYFRESMVKQGSFMPIPDLRDPMSYKSFLPRSLMSNIPFSFARIKELKKLFGVVDDSDMDEYIQNTLKICERRPIRDEKCTCATSIEDLIDFVVEKLWHHVHIWSTESVEGSYENVTIGSVKLIHGNLSEPPVLCHSMPFLFQVYYCHVFQKVKVYAVDIFARKKVNHVIMACHYNTSTWNPNNIAFKQLGFGPGIIEVCHWINENAMVWAKALN; encoded by the coding sequence ATGTTTCTAAAGCTTatggagaaaaatgaattgactTCCCACCTCCATTCATTTTGTAAGCAAGCTAATATTGCTTGCTCTACAAATGCACTAGTGAAAAAGACAACAAATGACACAACCTTACCACCAATAGCCCAGTGGAATGGTGTCAAAGAGAAATATGATGATCTTCCAAATGAAACACCCCTATCGGTTGCAAACCAAGGGGGATTTCCTTATTTCCGGGAGTCAATGGTGAAACAAGGAAGTTTCATGCCTATCCCTGATCTAAGGGACCCAATGTCATATAAATCATTCTTACCGCGATCTCTAATGTCAAATATCCCATTTTCCTTCGCAAGAATCAAGGAATTGAAAAAGCTTTTTGGGGTGGTGGATGACTCTGACATGGATGAGTATATTCAGAACACCCTCAAGATATGTGAGAGACGCCCCATTCGAGACGAGAAATGCACTTGTGCAACTTCCATAGAAGATCTTATTGACTTTGTTGTTGAGAAATTATGGCACCATGTACACATATGGAGTACTGAAAGTGTCGAAGGATCTtatgagaatgtcacaattggaTCTGTGAAACTCATCCATGGAAATCTCTCTGAACCTCCAGTTTTATGTCATAGTATGCCATTCCTATTTCAAGTTTATTATTGCCATGTTTTCCAGAAAGTTAAAGTATATGCAGTTGATATATTTGCTaggaagaaagtgaatcatGTGATCATGGCATGCCACTATAATACATCAACTTGGAATCCAAATAATATTGCTTTTAAGCAGTTGGGTTTTGGACCAGGCATAATTGAAGTTTGTCATTGGATAAATGAGAACGCAATGGTCTGGGCAAAGGCTCTAAATTGA
- the LOC122079849 gene encoding ABC transporter C family member 3-like yields MSCSYLVIHLSLHWKYSPLPSLLWVSDAISVIVGLFFCYAGLFGEGQEGEDFHLLEPLLKSSSNPSNFDYGQGSNFNGERVTPYANANLLSIFTFAWMGHLLAAGYKKTLDLEDVPQLANCDSAKVVFTCFKNKLESDGKYGGNVGQISTIKLLKALILSTWKEILWTFLFSIIRTLASYIGPYLIDVFVEYLKAPHQLKFKGYMLVFIFFLSKLIMNLSERHLFFQLRRMGNRVRAALLGIIYKKSLRLSSQSKRVHTIGENTNLISVDVERTGFFSWYLHDIWRVPLQIVLALLILYTKIRLASLVALVATMILMMANVPLGKLHEKLQEKLMDSKDQRMKMTTEALRNMRILKLQGWEMKFLAKILELRKLETRWIKKLLYTSALTGSVYMSAPMFVSMVTFGFCMLMGIPLDSGKILSALATFEILRGPIYNLPDTISTVVQTKVSLDRIASFLCLDDLHPDIIQKLPRDCIEVAVEIVNGNFSWDLQSPNLTLKDLNFQVCHGMRVAVCGSIGSGKSSLISCILGEVPKVSGVIKLNGTKAYVPQSPWIQSGNIVDNILFGKEMDNERYEMILEACSLKKDIELLTFGDKTIIGDRGVNLSGGQKQRIQIARALYHDADIYLLDDPFSSVDAHTGTHLLKECLLGILGSKTVIYVTHQVEFLTFADLILIMRDGRITQVGKYEEILRSGTDFMDLVDPHKRALTKLNFIKCGTVSDNLINGEEDNGNMLCSEKSIQEDKERETEKIVGQEGQLVQEEKREKGRVSLSFYWKYITIAYKGAFVPLILLAEIIFQLLRIISSYWIVLATPTSEDMKPHIRGSTIIFVYVVLTLGSSLCELIRTMLMVTTGYKTATLLFNKMHLCIFRAPLSFFDSTPSGRILNRASIDQSIVDTSIPRQIQELLISTIEFLGTVAVMSQVSWQMLMVFIPMSVACIWYQKYYLYAARELSRLTGVCQAPIIQYFTESSLGSTRIRCFDQEERFMDTNLKLVDAYFQPKFHLSGATEWLCFRMDMLASITYVVSLVFLLSVLKGVLSPGVLGLAVTYGLSFSLHGLIWDLGSLENKIISAERILQYTCIPSEPPLLIEKNRPSHEWPSQGKVDIIDLQVRYAPHLPLILQGLTCTFFGGMKIGIVGRTGSGKSTLVQALFRMLEPTAGQICIDGINIATIGLHDLRSRLSIIPQDPTMFEGTLRSNLDPLEEYTDEEIWEALDKCQLGDEIRKKEGKLDSAVTENGENWSMGQRQLICLGRVLLKRSKVLILDEATASVDTATDYLIQQILRKHFSESTVITIAHRITSILDIDMVLLLDNGLIIEYDSPTKLLEIKSSSFAKLVKEYTQRCNS; encoded by the exons ATGTCTTGTTCCTATCTTGTTATACATCTTAGTTTGCATTGGAAATATTCACCCTTACCATCCCTACTATGGGTCTCCGATGCTATATCCGTTATTGTTGGTTTGTTTTTTTGTTATGCTGGGTTATTTGGCGAGGGCCAAGAAGGTGAAGATTTCCATCTTTTGGAGCCTCTCTTGAAAAGTAGTTCTAATCCAAGCAATTTTGACTACGGACAGGGATCAAATTTCAATGGAGAGAGAGTAACTCCATATGCAAATGCCAATCTTCTTAGTATTTTTACTTTTGCTTGGATGGGCCATTTACTTGCAGCCGGATATAAAAAAACATTGGACCTTGAAGATGTTCCTCAGCTTGCCAATTGTGATAGTGCGAAGGTGGTCTTTACTTGTTTTAAAAATAAACTTGAATCCGATGGTAAATATGGGGGCAATGTTGGTCAGATAAGCACAATCAAACTATTGAAGGCATTGATTCTCTCaacatggaaagaaattttATGGACATTTCTATTCTCCATTATACGTACATTGGCATCGTATATTGGACCATACCTTATTGATGTCTTTGTTGAATATCTCAAGGCCCCTCACCAACTGAAATTTAAAGGTTATATGCTagtgttcattttctttctttcaaagctTATAATGAACCTCTCAGAGAGGCATTTGTTCTTTCAATTGCGAAGGATGGGAAATAGGGTCCGTGCAGCCTTATTAGGAATAATATATAAGAAGAGTCTCAGACTTTCAAGCCAATCAAAGCGGGTGCACACTATTGGGGAGAACACAAATTTGATTAGTGTTGATGTTGAAAGGACTGGTTTCTTCAGTTGGTATTTGCATGATATATGGAGGGTGCCTCTTCAGATTGTTCTAGCATTGTTGATTTTATACACCAAAATTAGGCTTGCTTCACTTGTGGCTCTTGTTGCCACAATGATTTTGATGATGGCGAATGTTCCACTGGGAAAACTACATGAAAAGTTACAAGAAAAATTAATGGATTCAAAGGATCAAAGGATGAAGATGACAACTGAGGCTTTAAGGAATATGAGGATTCTCAAACTCCAGGGCTGGGAGATGAAGTTCTTGGCTAAGATACTTGAGCTCAGAAAGTTAGAAACAAGATGGATAAAAAAGTTACTTTATACATCAGCCCTTACTGGCTCTGTTTACATGTCTGCTCCTATGTTTGTATccatggttacttttgggttcTGTATGCTTATGGGAATTCCACTAGATTCAGGGAAGATATTATCTGCACTTGCAACATTTGAAATATTACGAGGGCCTATTTATAATCTCCCAGACACAATCTCCACGGTAGTTCAAACTAAAGTTTCTCTTGACAGGATTGCCTCATTCCTCTGTCTCGATGATCTTCATCCGGACATAATACAAAAGCTTCCAAGAGATTGTATCGAGGTTGCAGTTGAGATAGTTAATGGGAATTTCTCTTGGGACCTTCAATCCCCTAATCTCACATTAAAAGATCTTAATTTTCAAGTGTGTCATGGTATGCGAGTGGCTGTTTGTGGTTCTATTGGGTCAGGAAAGTCAAGCCTAATTTCATGCATATTGGGGGAAGTGCCAAAGGTATCTGGAGTCATTAAATTGAATGGGACGAAGGCTTATGTACCACAATCACCTTGGATACAAAGTGGAAATATAGTAGATAATATATTATTTGGTAAAGAGATGGACAACGAAAGATATGAAATGATCCTTGAAGCATGTTCACTGAAGAAGGACATAGAATTATTAACCTTTGGGGACAAGACTATCATAGGAGACAGAGGGGTCAACCTTAGTGGTGGGCAAAAACAAAGGATCCAGATTGCACGTGCTTTATACCATGATGCTGATATTTATCTACTCGATGATCCTTTTAGTTCTGTGGATGCTCACACTGGAACTCATCTATTGAAG GAGTGCTTGCTTGGAATTTTGGGCTCAAAAACAGTAATTTATGTCACCCACCAAGTCGAGTTTTTAACTTTTGCTGATCTTATCTTGA TTATGAGAGATGGTAGGATTACTCAAGTAGGAAAGTATGAAGAAATTCTTAGATCAGGAACCGACTTTATGGATTTAGTAGATCCACACAAGAGAGCTTTGACAAAACTTAATTTCATCAAATGCGGGACTGTTTCAGATAATTTAATTAATGGTGAGGAAGATAATGGTAATATGCTATGTAGCGAGAAGTCTATTCAAGAGGATAaggaaagagaaacagaaaaaattgTTGGACAAGAAGGGCAGcttgtccaagaagaaaagagagaaaagggtagagTTAGTCTTTCATTCTACTGGAAGTATATTACTATTGCATATAAAGGGGCTTTTGTACCATTGATATTGCTCGCAGAAATTATTTTCCAACTTCTCCGAATAATAAGCAGTTATTGGATAGTGTTGGCTACTCCCACTTCAGAGGATATGAAACCCCATATTAGAGGATCCACTATCATCTTTGTTTATGTTGTTTTGACCCTTGGAAGCTCTCTTTGTGAACTTATAAGGACCATGCTCATGGTAACTACTGGATATAAGACGGCCACTCTACTATTCAACAAAATGCATTTGTGCATTTTTCGTGCTCCCTTATCATTTTTTGATTCTACTCCGAGTGGAAGAATACTAAACCGG GCATCTATAGATCAAAGTATAGTTGATACCTCCATTCCACGCCAAATTCAAGAACTTCTTATCTCAACTATAGAATTCTTAGGAACTGTTGCAGTAATGTCACAGGTTTCGTGGCAAATGTTAATGGTTTTTATTCCAATGTCTGTGGCATGTATATGGTACCAG AAATACTACCTATATGCAGCACGAGAACTATCACGCCTGACGGGAGTTTGCCAGGCTCCAATTATACAATATTTTACAGAATCTAGTTTAGGTTCAACCAGAATCAGGTGCTTCgatcaagaagaaagatttaTGGACACAAATCTCAAGCTAGTGGATGCATATTTTCAGCCAAAATTTCATCTCTCTGGTGCAACAGAGTGGTTATGCTTCCGCATGGATATGTTAGCATCTATCACATATGTCGTCTCTTTAGTTTTCCTACTCTCAGTGCTGAAGGGAGTGCTTAGCCCGG GTGTGTTGGGCTTAGCAGTCACATATGGGCTTAGTTTCAGTCTGCATGGACTCATATGGGATCTTGGCAGTCTTGAGAATAAAATCATATCCGCTGAGAGAATACTACAATACACCTGTATCCCTAGTGAACCCCCTCTGTTGATAGAAAAAAATAGGCCAAGTCATGAATGGCCATCACAAGGGAAAGTTGATATTATTGATCTACAG gtCCGGTATGCGCCACACCTTCCCcttatcttgcaaggtctcaCATGTACATTTTTTGGAGGGATGAAAATTGGCATCGTTGGGCGAACTGGAAGTGGTAAATCAACACTTGTACAGGCTCTTTTTCGTATGCTTGAACCTACAGCCGGTCAAATTTGTATAGATGGTATCAACATCGCCACGATTGGCCTTCATGACTTGCGGTCAAGATTGAGCATCATTCCACAAGACCCAACAATGTTTGAGGGAACTCTAAGAAGCAATCTTGACCCACTTGAAGAGTACACTGACGAAGAGATCTGGGAG GCTTTAGATAAATGCCAGCTTGGTgatgaaataagaaagaaggaaggaaagcttGATTCTGCAG TGACTGAGAATGGAGAAAATTGGAGCATGGGTCAAAGGCAGCTAATTTGTTTAGGGCGAGTATTGCTCAAAAGGAGCAAAGTGTTAATACTTGATGAAGCTACTGCATCAGTGGATACTGCAACTGACTATTTAATTCAACAAATACTTAGGAAACACTTTTCAGAGTCTACTGTCATCACAATTGCACATAGAATAACTTCAATTCTTGATATTGATATGGTCCTCCTCCTCGACAATG GACTTATAATAGAATATGATTCTCCAACCAAATTGCTAGAGATCAAGTCGTCATCGTTTGCAAAGCTTGTTAAGGAGTATACTCAAAGAtgtaattcttaa